The following are encoded in a window of Nomia melanderi isolate GNS246 chromosome 6, iyNomMela1, whole genome shotgun sequence genomic DNA:
- the LOC116426688 gene encoding microsomal glutathione S-transferase 1 → MPTTNMLALDLELFKLFGFWGGILVLKTIGVTLLTVNQRFKKRIFLNQDDCNLAGGGKVTNDPDIERVRRAHLNDLENIPLWFICTCLWLTTGPSTWLAGNLIKAFVLVRIGHTFVYAIYPKQPFRAIFFGVGLSITIYQAVSTILYYS, encoded by the exons ATGCCGACTACAAACATGCTTGCACTTGACTTAgaacttttcaaactttttGGTTTTTGGGGTGGTATACTGGTTTTAAAAACTATAGGAGTAACACTTTTAACTGTGAATCAGAGATTTAAAAAGAGG ATATTTCTAAATCAAGATGACTGTAACCTAGCAGGAGGTGGAAAAGTTACGAATGATCCTGATATTGAACGTGTACGCAGAGCGCATTTAAATGACTTGGAAAATATTCCTCTTTGGTTCATATGTACATGTCTATGGTTAACTACAGGACCTAGTACATGGTTGGCTGGGAATTTAATCAAAGCTTTTGTACTTGTCAGAATTGGTCATACATTTGTATATGCTATTTATCCAAAGCAACCATTCAGAGCAATCTTCTTCGGAGTTGGTCTTTCCATTACTATATACCAAGCTGTTAgtacaatattgtattattcatAG